CCTCATAACTAGCGTAGCTGAAACCCTCCTCGGGTGTCACATGGATGGTGGAGAGCGACGGGCCATGAATCCCATTCATGGAGTAGCCACAGGGCTCGAAGTCGAAGTCACATATCTCCATCTCAGGAATAATATTGGAGATACCAGAGAGCTTCGTCATGGCCTTGGCAGGACACTCATGTCCTTCCACCGAATTCTTAAAGAAGATTAACGCCCGTTCAGTGTTCAACTTAGTCATGCACATCTCGAGGGTGACCATCGGCAGCTCAGGCTTATTGGCAGCATAGTATATATGCCATTTTCGATCTGCGTTCGCTGAATCACCAATCACATATGCATCACCACCTGACTCGAGGCTGCCAAAGAACTGATTGAGCACAGCAACTTCATCGGAGAAGCTACGGTGGGGGGACGGCTGTGCACCAGGAAAGATAAAGGTCCCACGAGAGTATTTAACAGAGAAAACAGAGAGCGAAAGCTCTGCAGCAAGTTCAAGAATTCTAGGAATGGATAGGAGGAGCTTCGTGGTCCCGCAAGTCTTGAGGATTATTTTGTAGGGATAAACAAAGAGGCTGGATTCGGAGAGGACATATGAATCGAAGTTCTTGTTCGAGAGATGAGACACGATGGTGCATCGTGCCAGATCCAGAATGGAATCGATCTGTGCCCGTGAAAGAGCACGCAGCCCCCAACCATGGGCGTCCACAAAAATGGGTGCCTCGGAGAATGTGATCTCCAGGCGCTTCTCGTATCCCTCGAAACCAATTGGTGAGGCCAAGGGAGGGTTTGGAGTGTCTAGCAGTGAGATTGCCATCGAATCAAGCAAGAGCAAGTGAGAGTGGCAACGACAAGAAGAGAACAGGAGACCAAAAGTGGTCTGGGAGGAGGTTTGGATGTTAGAAAGCAGCTAGCTTGAGATTGTTTAAGAGCAAAGCAACAGAAATCCTACTCTACCGAAGAAGGCATCTGAAGGGGGTCTCAGGATGGCTTCCTCACACACTGCAGAAGATCAAAATTAGCAAATGATCAGCATTCAACACACCAAATCGAAGACATCTTAGTTTCAGACTTGGTTCTTACGTTGGAGTATGCAGCAGACTGGAACTTCTTGATTCCACCGTTGGGTCGGATGTCTTCGACGGTGTAGCCAAGGGGTGCTTCGTGCTGCAATGAGCTACTACTGCTACACTTTTTCTTCCCACCTTTAGACTCCATTAAAACATTTCGAGCTTCCTGCAACAATGGAAGAACAACATGTCGATCTTTACAACCAAACAAAATAAGAATCACATGCATTAAAAGACCAAGAGAAGAGAAAAACTAGCTATAGTCTACGCCTAGACATACTACAAAGCATGAGACGATCAAGAGTCATGTCCGAAGCATAACATTATTCTAAGCATTTTTAGGAGACCCGATAAGTAAAAATTAAACAGTGTTCATATTCATCTATTAACATAAGCAGAAAAATAACCTAAATCAAATAAAAAGATCATTCTTTACAGACAAATAAATATATAGGAAGGATTAGAACAAATTGTAAGGCAAATCTAATGACTGCATCGAGGTTAGAACAAATCATGCCCTAATTAATATGAAATCAAAAGAACACACCGAGGGAAAAACAGAATGAAATTAACGAATTAGGGTTACAATACGACGACACCGTACAAATTCGGCCCGAACAGTTAAAGATCTTCGAACAAGCGAACAGGAAGAAGGGCTACAATCGCAAGATGCAATCACCAAAACCAACTCATATCAAGGGCCATTTGATTCTCCGTCCACCATCAGAAAAGGATTGAACGGAATACAACCCATAATGTGCCCATAGAACAACGACAACAACCGTTGATTGATCAAACGATTCTTGAGATGACTACAACAGATGGAATTGCAAGAGAAGACAGAGACGGAGAGAAGGAAAAGCTTACGATCGAAAGGCCAAGGAGGATCACCGCAGCAGCCGAAGCCGAGACTCTGCTGATCCAAACCCTGGCGGACGATACGAGAGCCGAAGAGGAGCCGggaagattgagagagagagaagcggcGAGGAAGCGGGAGGAGGAGGCCTCCCTTTATATAGGACGCAGAGGGAGTCCGGGAACGTAAGGAAGTCTTCCCAACGGAGACGCTATCTCTATCTGAGAACCGATTCGGTTAACCTTAACCGTCGCGGTCCAGCGAACGCCACCAATAAGAGCGTTACTTCGGTGGGTCCTCGTATCTTGGCCAATCGTCTGCTCTCAGCTTCCTCGTATTTGTGTTTCCTGTCCCTCCCAAATCAAACCAACCCTCAATTTTCCAATAATTAATATTGAAGTTTTTTATATCACATCATCATTCTAagtattattaatattaaatttaaattaataatatatttatcaaaattttattataagtTAATTTATGGGGTGTTATAATCTCTCGCTATTTTAATATTTGACATCCCTATTAATTACTAATATAACTTAAAATCAAACTTAATCTCATTCATGGATAAtgctttcttatttgaatttatgTAAAATCtatgttttaattatttaaagATATATCTATACAGTTAAATAACTCTTACAACATCTGGATGAGATTTTTGGATGATTA
This genomic stretch from Musa acuminata AAA Group cultivar baxijiao chromosome BXJ3-9, Cavendish_Baxijiao_AAA, whole genome shotgun sequence harbors:
- the LOC103997854 gene encoding S-adenosylmethionine decarboxylase proenzyme; translation: MAISLLDTPNPPLASPIGFEGYEKRLEITFSEAPIFVDAHGWGLRALSRAQIDSILDLARCTIVSHLSNKNFDSYVLSESSLFVYPYKIILKTCGTTKLLLSIPRILELAAELSLSVFSVKYSRGTFIFPGAQPSPHRSFSDEVAVLNQFFGSLESGGDAYVIGDSANADRKWHIYYAANKPELPMVTLEMCMTKLNTERALIFFKNSVEGHECPAKAMTKLSGISNIIPEMEICDFDFEPCGYSMNGIHGPSLSTIHVTPEEGFSYASYEAMGFDPLTSVQQDLIERVLRCFDPSEFSFAVTIFGGRGLAGTWTDKILLDGYTCKDRVEQDLPGGGLLIYQAFAASAVTAVSPGPNLHY